One Salvia miltiorrhiza cultivar Shanhuang (shh) chromosome 6, IMPLAD_Smil_shh, whole genome shotgun sequence genomic window, TGAGGGAACACCCTACTTAGCCTttcttgtgagacgacttgggttagcttattccaCTGCAATTGatctcgtacgattgcgagtcaattcaataggtgttttgagttgagtcaccaataaagcacataatccatCCTTCGCTTAGAGAAGTTTATTGGTAGGACGTGATCTCTTAGCTGCGGGCATAGCTTGACGTTTTGGAGATGGGGCCCGGATTCACATTGACCACGATGCTTGGCTCCCCGATGGAACCGGTCTATTTCATGTCGTAGTCATCCCAGAGACTTGTAAATCCACACGGGCTCAAAGGCTTCTCTTTAAGACTGGAGAGTGGGATGTGGAGAAGGTGGAGTCCATCCTTCGGCCCGGTGTCCTCTGGAAGCTATCCAGCCATATGACGGCGAACCAATCATCCCCAGACCGCCCCTTTTGGCCGAGGGGCAAGTGTAATATGTACACTGTCAAGTCCGGATACGTGTTGGCATGCCACTTCAAGAATAGGAATGAAGCATCGTCCTCCGATGGCTTTGATATTTTGCATAAGTGGATTTTGAAGATGGATGCTATTCCTAAGGTGAAATTATTTATCTGGAAGTGCCTTGTGGGGGCGGTCCCAACTGCCCATGCTTTGCTCGGTAGGTCCATCGGTGTTGATCCTCTATGCCAACGATGCGGTAAAGATGTTGAGACGGCAGAGCATGCTCTTCGTGACTGCAAATGGCTACATTTTTTTGGGAAGCCTCTCTGTTGCGCCTTCCGTCCCTTCCCGTGGAGGATATCTGCCTCATTCTCATGTGGATTGACAAGATTAGAGCTATCCAACATAAGAAGGTCCACCAAGTTTTAGCTACTCTTGTCTGGTCTATTTGATATGCCCGAAAAATGTTGCTGCTTCAAGGAAATGAACTAAGTCACCAGGAACATTTTCTCATTGCTTAGAGTGCGACGTGGTCTAAATTAGTGAGGCAACCAGACTCTCATGGTAATCTCTCTCGTGTGCCTTGCAGTCGGGAGGGACACCTTCGAATTTCATGTGATGCGTCGGTGGAACAAGTCTAGGTCTCGGGGCTCTGATTTCGGAGGGGAATGCGGATGCTGTTTGTTGCTGCTGTGGGTTACTTCCGGGTGCTTTTCAGCGATAGAGAGGGAGGCCTTAGCGATTCTCGAAGGCCTACGTCTGTGTGAAGAGTTGGGAAGAGAGGATGTTATCATTGAGATAAATTGTCAAGAGATTTCCTAGAAGTTGTCCAAGCAAGATGTGGATCTTTCCTACCTTGGTGATACACTCAAGGCGATACAATAGAAGGCCAGAAGATTGCACAAGGTGACTTTTAGCTGGACGCCGATGGAGGGGAATGATTTTGCAGATTGCCTTGCGAAGTTTGCGTTTGTTAACCGGGTGTTGCCCATTTCTTTAGGATCTATTCTTGTCTTAAACTTTCCTATTATTTCTTAATTGACCTTCAACGCAATTTGAATCAACTGACGTAGCATAAAAAGTCAtcattttttcaaaatgatATGGCACAAAATAACGTCGTTTTGTGTCATGttatttaaagaaataaaatataaattacacggTGACATTCGATGTGACACGTCATGATTCCGAAAACTGAAAAATGGATGTGGGACATTTATGATACAAATCTAATAGTTTggggtttttttaaaaatatttcatataGTCAAGgacatttttgataaaatagatATGGTGTGGGGTTTAATATGACATTTAcccaaaataaatattaacgattaatttttaaaaaataataaaaagttcATATTAACAACAAAATTTAACGACCAAATTTTTTAtcgttaaaaaaataataaaatatttatttatgtaatggGCAAATCGTATAGCCCATTTGAATAAATATTAGCGGCCCAAACATCTAGCCCAATCCAAAAGATTGAATTAATTGGAATTAATTCAGCCCGTACTCTATGGCATTAAGGCCCATCGATCTAAACCCTAGAAAGGGCAGCGACTTGCGGGAGAAGGTACGAAACTAGGTTAGGGATACGATCCCATAAATATCGGAACGACTAGGGTTTAAGGAGACGTGCCAGTAAAACCTTAGCCGTCAGGCTACCACGGTATAAATCAAGACCAACTAGGTCATTCAAGTCATCCATTCATTCGTACTCTGAGCTACTCCTCCTAGTCACGTTCTTAACTCTCTTCACTTGCTCGACCACTCCACCTCCACGTTCTCACGTTCTTATCTTTACGCATTAGATTTGTTATTTCTATCAATTAATTCGAATTGTTTGACTGACTTGAGCggcggaggcccttccatcgacaccctcATCGGTGCTCCTAGAAGGGCTCTAACGTGTTAGTgatttcaggttgctagtgcccgccgAAATGGACGTACCCGACGTCCTATTTCGTGATTGTTGGATCTATCCCCAACAATTTGGCACCCACcatggggccctagcaatcaagtGAATCAACGCACTTTTCATAGATCTCTACGAGCATCAATCATGTATGACGGTCGTGACAGATCTGAAACTCCCGACGCACCCCACGTGACTGCTCAAGCAAAGGATGTTCACTGCTATAATTCCTCGTGAATTGAAGCAGGcctgcatgtgtaaggggttcggttctagtcTGACAGGATCGACCCTCCAGTGGTACACTAACCTTCTAAATTATTCTATTTCAAGTTTTGCTCAACTAACAAATATATTTGTGCAGCAATATGCTAGTAGCAGGAAACTTGAAAAGATATCGGAGGATCTTTATGCTGTGGTGCAACAGCGCGGTGAGTTTCCTCGAGACTATATCAGTCGATTCAACAAAGAGAAGGTGTCCATCACCAACTGCAACACCCAAACAGCGGTCACCGCCTTCAGAAAGGGTCTCCTGCCCGATTCAGACCTCTACAAAGACCTCACCAAATACCGTTGTAGAACAATGGAGGACGTCCTTGCCAAAGCATGGGCACAAAACAAGTGGGAGGAAGATCAATACAGCCACCACCGATCTTCACCAAGCAGAAAGACTAGAAGAGGCTCCAGGGTGGATAGGAGGACAAGTGATAGGTGGTCTGAGCCTTACCCACCTCCACAACAGAAAAATACAGAAGGAGACAGTATGAGTAACCTTACGAGATGCGACCACGTGAAAGGGTCAATATACCAAAGTACAACTTATCCATCTCGCCAGCCGAGGCAATCTTAGCTCTCAAGAATCTTTGCAACAAAGTCAAATGGCCGGAAAAGATAAGGGCACCAGCCGACTAGAGAGATAGATCCAAATGGTGCGAATTCCATGCCGACCATGGACACCGAACAGAGGATTGCATTGCACTACGATTGGAAGTGGCGCATTTACTCAAAGAAGTACCCCAGCGAGTTTCTAACAGACAAGGGCCAACACACCTTAAAGCAAGGGAGTGATAGACGAGACGAGCACAGAGAAGTCACCCCACCTAACCCACCAAACCATGAGAGGACAATTAATGTCATTTCTAGTGGATCAGAAGCCAGCGGGATTACACACTCTGCTGCAAAGAGGCATACCAGGCAAGCTAGGTCTAGCAGAACGGGAGAAAATGTGACTGGTCAAGCTTGGACAAACCAGCCAACCCAGACAATCAGCTTTCAAACTACGGAATCAGACAAGCTTCTTAACCCTCATCATTATGCTTTAGTTATTTCTATTTATATTGCTAATTGTTTAACAAAACGGGTGTTGATCGATAACGGCAGCTCTGCCAATATCATGTTTATTAATGCTTTCAGGGAGATGGGTTTGAACGAGTCCAACATAACTAGGAAGACCACAGTACTCATAGGCTTCAACGGTGAGAACAAGACAACCGCTAGGGAGATCGACCTTACCGTCTACGCCGAAGGGGTTAATTTGTCAACAAGATTCCTAGTGATTGATGCCTCATCCGTGTTCAATGTTATCCCCAATCGCCTATGGATCCTCGACATGGAGACAGTCACTTTCATCTTTCATCAAGTGGTGAAGTTTCCGACTAAGTGGGGCGTCAAGGAGATTAGGGGAGAACAAAAGGACTCCAGATCCTGCTACTAGACCACCATGAAGACAAAACATGCTTTATAGCAATTACAGGAAGATGGTCCATCCAACCCCAAGATGGACCAGTCACCACAGCTAGAGCAACATGTGCAGCATGATCAACCAGACCAACCCGACAAACCCGACAATCGAAAGCGGTCTGCCAGctttgttgaagaagaagatgtgGAGATAGATGAAGTCCAAATCAATATAGACTATCCGGATCACAAAGTTCGGATAGGGGCACAACTTGATCCCAAACTGAGAAAGAAACTTATTTCATTTCTTACTGAGcactataaaaaataaaaaaaactattaacgactaaattttcgatcgttaaaaaaaattattaagtatcaaagtttcaatttttataaaatttaaaaataaatattatagttatttaaaaaaaaatggtacaCCTTAAGAAAGGAAAatacactcacactctagcctATTAGATGACTCGAACCTCCTGACCTATTGGTTGGtggagaagcgtcttaccaacagactgcgcttcatcgtctaATATTATCGTTAATTCTTTTAATAAGATCGATTTTAAGAAATtatcaattattttaaaataaaataaaatatacaaagtaattaaaaaaattaaacatttaaTATTAACgatcagtttttaaaaatatttaaaaattaatattagcAACATATGTTTAATATTAACTACTGAAttttattgttaaaaaaataaacaaatagatatgaaatataataaacaaataaaatattacgatcaaattttcgatcgttaaaaaaataaaaaaattataaaaatataatattaaagacCAAAATCTGatcgttaaaaaaaatagtgtcaaTACATGAAACTAGTCTATTTCATAtagcaaatttaaaatttagccTATaggataaaaacataaaaaattaccCACTTTTTGTGGAAAAGGTCTGAACTACCCcctcccctaaaaaaaaaaaacaaaatactcTTCCATCCGCAAAGCTTGTCTCtctcttccctctctctctctaataatCTCTCTCTAATTACTTTCAGATTTCGTGCGGCAGGGGAGCCCCAgatttcatctctctctctatctctctaatCATCTTCGTAAAACGTCCAGCGACGTTTCGGAAATCCGGTGACTGCGAGCGGCCATCGAGTTTcagatctctctctctgtaaATCGTCCGCCGTCATGCCGCCTCCACCACCATGTCGCCGATCCCCTCGCCATTGCTGCCGTCGGCTTCCTCTCTGCTTACTACCTCGGAGTTCCAGACCTCCGATTTGGGCGAAATAGAGGTGGTTATGGGCGAGTTCCAGACCTTCGACTACTGATATTTGGGCGAATTGGTAATTGAGTGCCTTTACGCCCATTTATCCGCTCCCCAAACATGCCTCACCTCTACTCACGTAAGAGAGGATAGAGATTGAATAAAGAAAACATTGAAGCGAAAGGGGAAATTTAGGGGGTGTATTCATTCAGAAAttctataaattttttaaatctagagatttaaaaaaatttacagATTTCACACAGATTTTTCATGTATTTTGGAATTCTTAACATCTGTACAGATTTTGAACGAATTTTGGacggattttaacaagaatttgacgtgatttTTACGGATTTGAAAGCTATTATCCCAGCGCTCGTTGGAGTTAATTGAGTGTTGGAACAActcccagcgaccgctggcttcGTGCGGGGCTAACAATTCTCGAAAATTCTCATGAAAAAATGAtctgaaaaaaatgaaaactttTGGTAATTCATTTATAATTGAGTATCGAATAAATAATCTCATCGTTGGACTCCCGAAGCCGGCAAGCAATATGCTCTTGTATTGAATTGTGTTGTGTATTCAATGGAAGACTAATTGCAGCAAAGTTGCTAGATTCTCACTCCTCGACAAATACAATCAAGAACTCTAGATTTGTTCATGCCCAGCGATCGTTGGGTGCCAGCGGCCACGGCCGCTGGAACCCAGCCGGCGCTGAAATATGAAATCTTTCGAATTTTCGTGGTCGGaggtcggatttgttcatgtgtattttttaaatgaaatcaatgaaaatcagtctaattttaaaatctatagatttttaaatacctctATATTTTCATAGAATTTTAAAACTCTTGAACGAttacctctagattttcatagacttttaaaaatcttgagcgaatacacccaaattttaaaagtttgcaaaaatatattaaaatcctgaacgaatacaccccttAATGTGAAAGTAGGTTTTGTCAATggtatatttgattttaatacgTCTTCACCACTACCTTGAAATGTGATTTAAAGATGACGATGTCTTTGAATGCTTATCCCATTTTTTTGTAGAAAAACGTCGTTCGAGGTAATTATGTATTGGATTAAGTTTTTAATTGattatgtttttgaattcacaattagatatatgaaattcacaatttaatatttttgaattcaccactagatctatgaattaaCAACTAAAATTACAATGCATAATGAAAGTTAAAATTCAcaattaacaatatttctagttgtgaattcacgactaacaacatttcttgttgtgaattcacgcgaattcacgactaaatatttttagttgtgaattcatttaaaattgaattcacaactaattcaCGACCAaaaatatttctagttgtgaatttacgactaacactatttatagttgtgaatttatttaaaagttgaattcacaacttaatgttcttgaattcacaactaaaactagaatttataaCCAGCtccatgaattcacaactgaatcattagtgttggttgtgaattcgtgttttaaagctcgaatttacaactagttgttttggttgtgaattcaaactttaaaattcaaattcacgactacttgaattcacaactaaaataaatcctagttgtgaattcgactggttgtgaaatgcgcgaattcacaactagttgtttagGTTGttaattcaaactttaaaattcaaattcacaattacatgaattcacaaccaaaatagtgaattcgactggttgtgaaatgcgcgaattttttaaagggtagtgtttaaatttttatatgcaagggtaaaatggtaagtctgggtattttcttaagtttttattttagtgggtaatttttaagtttactaaaagaaataggctatttttaaaatccACTCAAAAAAAT contains:
- the LOC130990711 gene encoding uncharacterized protein LOC130990711, producing the protein MFTAIIPRELKQACMCKGFGSSLTGSTLQWYTNLLNYSISSFAQLTNIFVQQYASSRKLEKISEDLYAVVQQRGEFPRDYISRFNKEKVSITNCNTQTAVTAFRKGLLPDSDLYKDLTKYRCRTMEDVLAKAWAQNKWEEDQYSHHRSSPSRKTRRGSRVDRRTSDRWSEPYPPPQQKNTEGDSMSNLTRCDHVKGSIYQSTTYPSRQPRQS